From Acidobacteriota bacterium:
CGTCGCCGCCCCCCAAGGATAAAAGCACCAGCTGGATGAGGAAGAACACGCTGCCCACGGCGGCGCACACGAAAAAGGTCTGTTCCAGTCGAGTGAGAGTCTGAACCCATTCCACCATGATGTGCCCCCAGCGGTCGAGAAGTTGAGGCATTCTGTCACTTTTGCCCCGGCGAAGCAAATCCGAAATCTTAAGGTCCTGTTTTCATCCATTGTACCCGCGGGGAGGGGGATTTATTCAAATCCGGATCGGATGGAAATCCCCGCCGCGGGATCGCGGCGACGGCACCGATGGACGCCCCATGAGGGGTCAACCGCGGCACGCCGCTTCTTCCGCGTCGCCGTCGTGCCAAAGACAGATCGCATTCTTCGCGGGCTGTAGCATGTCACCCCTCCATTGACCTCGGGCAGGAGTTCAGGCGTCTTCCTCCGGGTCGGGGGCGGGTTCCGTCGGCGCATCGAAGCCTTCGAGCAGGGCGCGCGCGCGTTCGGCCTCGAGCGGATGAACCAAAAACTCGGCCGGCCCGGTCAGGATGTTGAACCCGCCGAGCCGCCCGGCGCCGAAGAGATCGGGAAGACGGTCTCCCCGCAGGAGATACTCGATCCCTTCCCCTTCCAGCAGTGACTTCGCGATCGCGATGAGACCCGCGTCCGCGGTGCGCAGCACCGACTCGAGCGTCACCTCCGGTTCGAGCGGCGCGCCGCCTTCCGGGGCTCCGAGCACGTGCAGGATTTCCGGGGGGAACGGTTCTCCGCACCGGGAGCACCCGTCCAGCGAATGGCCGCGGGCGATCCAGCTTCCGCAGCGGGAACACGCCCCGATCGGGGGCTCCGGCGGCTCCAGCCCGCGGCGCGCCAGCTCCACGCGAATGACGCGTTCGGCGTCTTCCGTATACTCGGAATACTTCTTCGCGGCCTCGAGAAGCTCCTCATCGCTCCGGCCGGCCCAGATTCCTTCCGCATTCTCCATAAACCGCCTCCACTCAGGCGAATGGTCTGCCCGGCGCGTGAAACGCAAGCATAGGTGCATTGAACAATATGATGATAACATGGGCTTCAGCACGATCCGGGGTTTTCGGGATCTGCCTGCCGGTACGCCTGCTCAAAACGGCCCCGATGCGCGCGGTCGGGTGCCCAAACTCTTCGCGGGAGGTGGAACATGCATGGCGGTCGCTTTGCGGTTGTTCTGCTGGCCCTGGTGGGCCTGGCGTCGCCTGACCCGGGGGTGGCCGGGGAGCGGACGATCACCAGGCAGAACCAGGCGGAGCAGGAGTGCCGCCTGACGGTGGATACGGAAGTCCGGCGGGATGCGGAACGGGGGGTGGACTGGGTCAAGTTCCGCGTCACCATTCCGAAGGATGACAGGAGGCTGGAGCGGCTGTTCAGCACCCGATTCATCCTCGGGACGAACGGGGCCGTTTGGCCGTGGCGCGTGATCGTCCCCATCAGGCCGGCGGAAACCGAAGACGGGGGGAAGACGTTCGAGGTCTCGGTACACAGAAGCGAGGTGCGCGACGCTTTCGTCGAATTCAACTGCTTCTGGCCCGACCCGCTCATCGATCGACGGGGCCCACCTGGTCCTCGAGACCTACCTTCCCGACACGGATGAAGCGGGTGATTGAGGAGCTGCGCACGCCGGCAGGAAAGGGACGGGCATGGGTATTGTGCGGGGACGAGGACACCGGAAGGGGGCTTGCCATCCGAAGCTGGAGGCGAAGGATGGTGCCGGGGGGCGGAATTGAACCGTCGACACACGGATTTTCAGTCCGTTGCTCTACCGACTGAGCTACCCCGGCATACCCTGCTGCTCAGGTGCTGAAATAAAGCGGAGGTTTTTATACCATTTGAAACGGGAAAAATCTACACCGATATTGGGGCGTCAGGCCGACGCCCCTCTGCTGGGGCGCAAGCCGTGAAAAATCAACGACATATTTGGATTCTGCGTATAGACTTGCCGGGCAGGATTCCTCTAAAATGGTGGAATGATGGAAATTCTCGAACCGATCAGATCCGTGCTTCGGAACCACCCTGAGGTCAAACTCTGCATCGTTTTCGGGTCGGTGGCGACGGGCAGGGCCTCGGCCGGCAGTGATCTGGATATTGCGGTAGCCGGGGACCGGGCGTTGTCCGAGGAGCAATATCTGAATCTCTGCGACGCTCTTTCGTCCGCAACCCCTAGGATGGTGGACCTTCTTGACCTCATGACGGCAAACGGGGAAATCCTCAAGCAGGCATTATCCAAGGGGGTGTTGGTTCAGAATCTCGATAAAGGCCTGTATGCGCGGCTGATCATCCGCATGCTTTACAACCAGGCGGATATGATGCCATACCACTACCGCATATTGCGGGAACGGAGGGAGCGGTTCCTCAATGGATGAGAAAGTAGTCATGGCCAAATTGGAATCGTTGCGAAGATGCGTTGAGCGCTTGGGCGACAAGACACCGGCTTCCGTGGAACTGCTGCTTGAGGACAACGACCTGCAAGACATCATCTGCCTTAATCTCGAGCGTGCCGTGCAGACCTGTGTCGATATCGCTTCGCATATTCTTGCTGGCGAGGATGTGCCAGCGCCTGCGAGCATGGCCGAGTGTTTTGAGGATCTCTGCAGATTGGGCATGATCTCGCCTGGGATCGCCACGCGTATGCGGAAAGCGGTGGGATTTCGGAACATCGCCGTTCATTCCTATCAGGAGATCAACTGGAAGGTGGTGTATTCCATCATCACCACCAGGCTTGATGATTTCGTCGACTACTCCAGGGCGGTGTCCAAGGCAGCCGGTCTCATCCGGGGATAGGTTCCGGTACAGGCTAGGTTTCCCGGAAGCGGCCGGGGTAGGCGGCCTTGAGGAGCGGGGGGACGGCGGGCGCGGCGCCGCCCAGTTCCTCCACGATTTCCAGGGCGTTGACCAGGGCCTGGCCGCGGAAGTGGTTGTTGGTCACGGCGTAGGTCTCCTCGGTGGTCTGCCCGATCTTGCGGATGCTCCCGGAGAGCTGGCGGACCTCCTCGCGGCTGTAGAGGTAGTTGTAGCGCGCGTCGCGCCCGGCCCCTTCGCGGAACCAGTCGGCGTAGTTGCGCCCGTGCAGACGGATGTAGCCCGGCGGCGCGGTGACGCGGTCGTCGGGGCGGAGCGACTGGCCGATCACGGGCTGGTCGATGTTGCAGAACCCCACGTTGTGAATCCGCAGGAAATCGTAGAAGGAGTCGGTGTCCCAGCCGGCGTGCCGGACCTCGACCACGAGCGGGAAGTCGGCGAGGCGACGGAAGACCCGGTCGAGGTACTCCACGTTTTCTGGGGTGTGGCGGAAGCTCCAGGGGAACTGGACGAGGAGGGCGCCCAGGATCCCCGCTTCCGCGAGCGGGGCCAGGCTCCGGCGGACGGCGTCGCAGTCGGCCTCGAGGGCCGCGGGCTCCTCCGGCCGGCGCTGGTGCGAAATCCGCTGCCAGGCCTTGGCCGTGAAGCGGAAATTCCGGTTGTGCGCCACGCGCCGGGCCCACGAGGCCGCGTCCCGGGGGCGGGGGGGGGCGTAGAAGGAGCTGTTGATCTCGATCATGTCGACGTAGTCGGCCAGGAAGGCGAGCGGGTCGACCCCTTTCCCGTAGACGATGTTTTCCCAGTCTTTGTAATTCCACCCCGCCGGCCCCACCCGCAGCGGGGTAGAGCGCCGGGGGGGAGCGAAGAGGGAGTCCTGGGTCGGGGCCATGGCCGGCTGCCGCCCGCTACTGAAGGATGACGCCGATGGGGAAGCCGGGCTTCATGTTGAGCCGCTCCGCGGCGGAGCCGTTCCTGACGGCGATTTCGAGATACCCGGTCGATCCGGCCACGATGAAGAATTCCCCCGCCGCCCCCTCGCCGTAGGTGGCGCACCTGCGGGTGATCTCCTGCTTGCCCGCCATGATCCGGAAGGCGCGAGGCACGTCCTCCGGCCGGAGGTTGGTGACGAGGTTCCCGAAATGGTCCACGGCCAGCACAACGCCCTGGATCAGCGCGTCCTGCACCCGCTTGATGGCCGGCAGCGGCAACTTCACCGGGTCCGGCAGGGCGGGCCCGAGCTGGGGGAGCGGGATCCCGCGGCTGATCCAGGCCGCGATCGGGGCGAAGATGTCCCGGCCCTGGAAGGTGGCGGAAACCGGCTTGCGGTAGTAATGCTCGGCGGTGATTTCGAACGCGGCCGAATCTTCAGCGGCGGAGAAGACATGGCTCAGGATGCCGTTGTCGGGGGCGACGAAGAAATGGCCCCCGGCCGAAGCGGCCAGGGCCTTGCGCGGTCCCCCCACGCCGGGGTCGACGACGGCGAGGTGGACGGTGCCGGGCGGATAGAGGTGCCAGGTCTGGCCGAGGGTGAAGGAGGCGGAAAAGACGTCCTGGGGGGGGATCTCGTGGCTGATGTCCACGAAGGTGAGTTCGGGGTTGAGCCCCAGCATGACCCCTTTCATGGACGCCACGAAGTGGTCCCGCAGTCCGAAGTCGCTGAGCAGTGTGACAATCGCCATGAAGCCTCCCTTGGATTCGGTCCTGTCGGATCCGGTGCTGTGCTATTCTAAGCCAATATGAAGGAAAGAATCTATCTCGATAACAGCGCGACGACGCCCCTGGACCCCGCGGTGCTGGAGGCGATGCTCCCGGCGCTGGGCGGCATTTTCGGGAACGCCAGCTCCATCCACCTCTTCGGCCAGGAGGCGCGCGCCGTGGTGGAGGAGGCGCGCCGAGCGGTGGCGGACCTCGTCGGCGCCGACACCCGGGAAGTGGTCTTTACCTCCGGCGGGACCGAATCGGACAACTGGGCGCTCTGGGGGACTCTGTGGGGGGGACGGCGCCCCGGCGGCCACATCGTCACGACCCGGATCGAGCACCCGGCGGTGCTCGCCACATGCGAGGCCATGGAAAGGCGGGGGGTGGAGGTCACCCGGGTCCCCGTGGACGCCTCGGGCCGGGTGGACCCCGGCGCCGTCGCCGACGCCGTCCGGGAGGGGACCATCCTGATCTCGGTGATGCACTCCAACAACGAGACCGGGGTCGTCCAGCCGGTCGCGGAGATCGCCGAGATCGCCCGGAAGCGGGGGGTGCCGCTGCACACCGACGCGGTGCAGTCGGCCGGGAAGGTCCCGGTCGACGTCCGGGAACTCGGGGTCGATCTGCTTTCCCTCTCCGCGCACAAGATCCACGGGCCGAAGGGGGTGGGCGCCCTCTGGATCCGGAAGGGGACACCGATCGCCCCGTTTCTTACGGGCGGGGCGCAGGAGCGCAAGCGCCGGGCAGGGACGGAGAACGTCCCGGCGGTCGCGGGCTTCGGCGCCGCCGCGCGCCTGGCGGCCGAGCGGCTCCCCGAGATGGGGGGAAGGGTGGCGGTCCTGCGCGACCGTTTCGAGCGGGGGGCGCTCAAGCGTATCCCCGGGGGGAGCGTCAACGGCCGGGGGCCGCGCCTTCCCAATATCACGAATCTGTCCTTCGAGCGCCTGGAGGGGGAGGCGGCGGTGATCGCGCTCGATCTCGAGGGGGTGGCCGCGTCCACCGGGTCGGCCTGCTCCTCCGGGTCGCTCGAGCCCTCGCACGTGCTCCGGGGGATGGGGCTCCGGCCCGAGGTGGTCCAGGGTTCCCTCCGCTTCAGCCTCAGCCGGCAGAATACGGAAGAGGAAATCGACCGGGCGCTCGACATCCTCGGGAAGGTCGTGGAGAGGCTGCGGACGCTTTCCCGGGGTTCCCGCGGTTAGGCGGCCCCGGGCGCCGGCCCAATTGCTCATTCCCATAGGGCGTCCCGTTCTGGTAGAGTGTGGGCGCTATGAATGTTCCGTCAGTTGATGAACCGACCCCCCACACCCCGCCCCCGTACACTCTGGTGTCCACTTCAGGGGACTTCCAGGCCATGATGGAGAGGGTGCGCTCCGCCCCCCGCCTGGCCAT
This genomic window contains:
- a CDS encoding cysteine desulfurase, coding for MKERIYLDNSATTPLDPAVLEAMLPALGGIFGNASSIHLFGQEARAVVEEARRAVADLVGADTREVVFTSGGTESDNWALWGTLWGGRRPGGHIVTTRIEHPAVLATCEAMERRGVEVTRVPVDASGRVDPGAVADAVREGTILISVMHSNNETGVVQPVAEIAEIARKRGVPLHTDAVQSAGKVPVDVRELGVDLLSLSAHKIHGPKGVGALWIRKGTPIAPFLTGGAQERKRRAGTENVPAVAGFGAAARLAAERLPEMGGRVAVLRDRFERGALKRIPGGSVNGRGPRLPNITNLSFERLEGEAAVIALDLEGVAASTGSACSSGSLEPSHVLRGMGLRPEVVQGSLRFSLSRQNTEEEIDRALDILGKVVERLRTLSRGSRG
- a CDS encoding nucleotidyltransferase domain-containing protein encodes the protein MMEILEPIRSVLRNHPEVKLCIVFGSVATGRASAGSDLDIAVAGDRALSEEQYLNLCDALSSATPRMVDLLDLMTANGEILKQALSKGVLVQNLDKGLYARLIIRMLYNQADMMPYHYRILRERRERFLNG
- a CDS encoding DUF2007 domain-containing protein, translated to MENAEGIWAGRSDEELLEAAKKYSEYTEDAERVIRVELARRGLEPPEPPIGACSRCGSWIARGHSLDGCSRCGEPFPPEILHVLGAPEGGAPLEPEVTLESVLRTADAGLIAIAKSLLEGEGIEYLLRGDRLPDLFGAGRLGGFNILTGPAEFLVHPLEAERARALLEGFDAPTEPAPDPEEDA
- a CDS encoding DUF72 domain-containing protein, whose amino-acid sequence is MAPTQDSLFAPPRRSTPLRVGPAGWNYKDWENIVYGKGVDPLAFLADYVDMIEINSSFYAPPRPRDAASWARRVAHNRNFRFTAKAWQRISHQRRPEEPAALEADCDAVRRSLAPLAEAGILGALLVQFPWSFRHTPENVEYLDRVFRRLADFPLVVEVRHAGWDTDSFYDFLRIHNVGFCNIDQPVIGQSLRPDDRVTAPPGYIRLHGRNYADWFREGAGRDARYNYLYSREEVRQLSGSIRKIGQTTEETYAVTNNHFRGQALVNALEIVEELGGAAPAVPPLLKAAYPGRFRET
- a CDS encoding DUF86 domain-containing protein; translation: MDEKVVMAKLESLRRCVERLGDKTPASVELLLEDNDLQDIICLNLERAVQTCVDIASHILAGEDVPAPASMAECFEDLCRLGMISPGIATRMRKAVGFRNIAVHSYQEINWKVVYSIITTRLDDFVDYSRAVSKAAGLIRG
- a CDS encoding SAM-dependent chlorinase/fluorinase; amino-acid sequence: MAIVTLLSDFGLRDHFVASMKGVMLGLNPELTFVDISHEIPPQDVFSASFTLGQTWHLYPPGTVHLAVVDPGVGGPRKALAASAGGHFFVAPDNGILSHVFSAAEDSAAFEITAEHYYRKPVSATFQGRDIFAPIAAWISRGIPLPQLGPALPDPVKLPLPAIKRVQDALIQGVVLAVDHFGNLVTNLRPEDVPRAFRIMAGKQEITRRCATYGEGAAGEFFIVAGSTGYLEIAVRNGSAAERLNMKPGFPIGVILQ